One window from the genome of Mauremys mutica isolate MM-2020 ecotype Southern chromosome 4, ASM2049712v1, whole genome shotgun sequence encodes:
- the LOC123369428 gene encoding histone H2A.J: MSGRGKQGGKVRAKAKSRSSRAGLQFPVGRVHRLLRKGNYAERVGAGAPVYMAAVLEYLTAEILELAGNAARDNKKTRIIPRHLQLAIRNDEELNKLLGKVTIAQGGVLPNIQAVLLPKKTESHKAKSK; this comes from the coding sequence ATGTCAGGCCGAGGAAAGCAGGGAGGTAAAGTGCGAGCTAAGGCGAAGTCTCGCTCCTCGCGGGCTgggctgcagttcccagtgggCCGTGTGCATCGGTTGCTTCGCAAAGGTAATTACGCTGAGCGGGTCGGGGCTGGAGCTCCGGTCTATATGGCCGCGGTGCTGGAGTATCTGACCGCTGAGATTCTGGAACTGGCCGGCAACGCTGCTCGGGACAACAAGAAAACCAGGATCATTCCTCGCCATCTGCAGCTCGCCATCCGTAACGATGAGGAGCTCAACAAGCTGCTGGGGAAAGTGACgatcgctcaggggggtgtcctGCCCAATATCCAGGCTGTACTGCTGCCCAAGAAAACCGAGAGTCACAAGGCTAAGAGCAAGTAA